From a single Callithrix jacchus isolate 240 chromosome 5, calJac240_pri, whole genome shotgun sequence genomic region:
- the EMILIN3 gene encoding EMILIN-3, which yields MGAAMGRRSLPVWLCAVAALLSGVQAKGTPLPARPAPPGASRYSLYTTGWRPRLRPGPHKALCAYVVHRNVTCVLQEGAETYVKAEYRQCGWGPKCPGTVTYRTVLRPKYKVGYKTVTDLAWRCCPGFTGERCPEHLTDHGAAPPQLEPDPQIPSGQLGPGPRPPSYNRAAPSPHGRKGPGLFGERLERLEGDVQRLAQTYGTLSGLVASHEDPNRMTGGPRAPAAPVGFGVIPEGLADPGDRDRGPQIPPLDEILSKVTEVSNTLRTKVQLLDKVHGLALGHEAHLQRLREAPPSPLTSLALLEEYVDQRLHRLWGSLLDGFEQKLQGVQSECDLRVQEVRRQCEEGQAASRRLHQSLDGRELALRQELSQLGNQLQGLSVAGRGSCCGQLTLINARMDGLERTLQAVTETQRGPSAAAGDELTRLSAAMLEGGVDGLLDGLETLNGTEGGARGCCLRLEMGGWGVGGFGTMLEERMQSLEERLATLAEELSHDSAPPGRSARPLVQTELAVLEQRLLSLETSCTPSTTSAILDNLVAEVKAWQSRSEALLRQVASHAALLQKLNGTVAEVQGQLAEGTSSSLQGEITLLKVNLNSVSKSLTGLSDSVSQYSDAFLVANTSLDERERKVEAEVHAIQEQVSSQGSRLQAGHRQVLNLRGELEQLKAGMAKVASGLSRCQNIAQELQHTVGHFDQRVAQVEGACKRLSLLAAGLDSLPTEPLRPRGGLWSHVDQLNRTLAQHTQDIARLRDDLLDCRAQLAEQAQPGKANWTGWPGPNP from the exons ATGGGGGCCGCGATGGGCCGCCGTAGCCTGCCCGTCTGGCTGTGCGCCGTCGCGGCGCTGCTCTCGGGGGTGCAGGCCAAGGGCACCCCGCTCCCGGCGCGGCCAGCGCCGCCCGGTGCCTCCCGCTACAGTCTCTACACAACGGGATGGCGCCCGCGGCTGCGCCCGGGGCCGCACAA GGCCCTCTGTGCCTATGTGGTGCACAGGAACGTGACCTGTGTCCTACAGGAGGGAGCGGAGACCTACGTAAAGGCTGAATACCGGCAGTGTGGGTGGGGGCCCAAGTGCCCCGGGACAGTCAC GTACCGCACAGTGCTCAGACCCAAATACAAGGTTGGCTACAAGACGGTGACAGACCTTGCCTGGCGTTGCTGTCCTGGCTTCACTGGGGAACGCTGCCCTGAGCACCTCACAGACCATGGGGCTGCCCCACCCCAGCTGGAGCCTGATCCTCAGATTCCCTCGGGGCAGCTGGGCCCAGGCCCCAGACCCCCTTCCTATAACAGAGCAGCCCCGAGCCCTCACG GAAGGAAAGGCCCAGGGCTGTTTGGTGAGCGGCTGGAACGCCTGGAGGGTGACGTCCAGCGCCTGGCACAGACATATGGTACCCTCAGTGGCCTGGTGGCGAGCCACGAGGACCCCAACAGGATGACTGGTGGCCCCAGGGCTCCTGCTGCCCCTGTGGGCTTTGGGGTCATCCCTGAGGGGCTTGcagacccaggagacagagacagagggccACAGATACCTCCCTTGGATGAGATCCTAAGCAAGGTGACAGAGGTGAGCAACACTCTTCGGACCAAGGTGCAGCTTCTGGACAAGGTGCATGGGCTGGCTCTTGGCCATGAGGCCCACCTGCAGCGGCTGCGGGAAGCCCCACCATCCCCGCTCACCTCCCTGGCACTACTGGAGGAGTATGTGGACCAACGGCTGCACCGACTCTGGGGGAGCCTGCTGGATGGCTTCGAGCAGAAGCTGCAAGGTGTCCAGAGTGAGTGCGACCTGCGGGTGCAGGAGGTTCGGCGCCAATGTGAGGAGGGCCAGGCTGCCAGCAGGAGGCTGCACCAGAGCCTCGATGGCCGGGAGCTGGCCCTGCGTCAGGAGCTGTCACAGCTGGGCAACCAGCTGCAGGGCCTGAGCGTGGCTGGCAGGGGCAGCTGCTGTGGCCAGCTAACCTTGATCAATGCCCGTATGGATGGCCTTGAGAGGACCCTGCAGGCAGTCACTGAGACCCAAAGGGGCCCCAGTGCCGCGGCCGGGGATGAGCTGACGAGGCTCTCTGCTGCCATGCTTGAAGGAGGTGTGGATGGGCTGCTCGATGGTTTGGAGACACTCAATGGGACAGAGGGTGGAGCAAGGGGGTGCTGTCTGAGGTTGGagatgggggggtggggagtgggcgGCTTCGGGACCATGCTAGAAGAGCGCATGCAGAGCCTCGAGGAGCGCCTGGCGACATTGGCTGAGGAGCTAAGCCATGACAGCGCCCCTCCGGGCAGGTCAGCTCGGCCCCTGGTGCAGACAGAGCTGGCCGTGCTGGAACAACGGTTGCTTTCACTGGAGACTTCTTGCACCCCCAGCACCACCTCAGCCATCCTGGACAACCTCGTTGCAGAGGTCAAGGCCTGGCAGAGCCGGAGCGAGGCCCTCCTACGCCAGGTGGCCAGCCACGCAGCACTACTCCAGAAGCTCAATGGCACTGTGGCTGAGGTCCAGGGACAGCTGGCAGAAGGGACAAGCAGCTCACTTCAAGGTGAGATCACTCTGCTCAAGGTTAATCTGAACTCAGTGAGCAAGTCACTCACGGGCCTCAGTGACTCTGTCAGCCAGTACTCTGATGCCTTCTTGGTGGCCAACACGTCCCTGGATGAGCGGGAACGCAAGGTGGAAGCTGAGGTCCACGCCATCCAGGAGCAAGTCAGCAGCCAAGGCTCCAGGCTTCAGGCCGGCCACAGGCAGGTCCTGAACCTGAGGGGGGAGCTGGAGCAACTCAAGGCTGGTATGGCCAAGGTGGCCAGTGGGCTGAGCCGCTGCCAGAACATAGCCCAGGAACTTCAGCACACAGTGGGCCACTTTGACCAGAGGGTGGCACAAGTGGAGGGTGCGTGCAAGAGGCTGAGCCTGCTGGCTGCGGGCCTGGACAGCTTGCCCACTGAgccactgaggcccagagggggcCTGTGGAGCCATGTGGACCAGCTGAATCGCACGCTGGCCCAGCACACGCAGGACATCGCCCGTCTCCGGGATGACCTACTGGACTGCCGGGCCCAGCTGGCTGAGCAGGCGCAGCCAGGGAAAGCCAACTGGACAGGCTGGCCAGGACCTAACCCCTAG